A genomic region of Candidatus Bathyarchaeia archaeon contains the following coding sequences:
- a CDS encoding GAF domain-containing protein, protein MEHQAKDKVYGECFNTIREEIGRKSFEEKMALVCGVLKEKIPYYFWVGFYIPKEEWLELGPSKGPPACARIAYTGVCGKCVKTGKAIIVPNVHEFPGHIACDPRSKSEIAVPVFDKNGEVVAVLDVDSDEYGSFDEKDREWLEKIAKLLTSP, encoded by the coding sequence ATGGAACATCAAGCGAAAGACAAGGTTTACGGTGAATGCTTCAACACTATAAGGGAAGAAATTGGGAGAAAATCCTTTGAGGAAAAGATGGCGCTTGTATGCGGTGTTTTGAAGGAAAAAATTCCATACTATTTCTGGGTTGGATTCTACATACCAAAAGAGGAGTGGCTTGAGCTTGGTCCATCGAAGGGGCCGCCAGCATGCGCCAGAATAGCCTACACTGGTGTTTGTGGAAAATGCGTTAAAACTGGAAAGGCCATTATTGTGCCAAATGTCCACGAGTTTCCGGGGCACATTGCATGCGACCCGAGGTCAAAGTCTGAAATTGCCGTGCCAGTCTTTGATAAAAATGGCGAGGTAGTGGCGGTGTTGGACGTTGACAGCGACGAGTATGGCAGTTTTGACGAGAAGGATAGGGAATGGCTTGAAAAGATAGCGAAACTCTTAACTTCACCCTAG
- a CDS encoding FKBP-type peptidyl-prolyl cis-trans isomerase, whose product MALQKGDFILLDYVAKVKETGEVFDTTIEEVAKKERLYKEGEIYEPKLVVIGEGWVLKALDESLTNMEVGKTETVEIPPEKAFGARDPEKVRRVPLRHLTAKGITPTLGMRLEYDGKMATVRAIGAGRVLLDFNPPLAGKTLVYEVTVKRKLETPEEKIAALIHRRIPTVDAEKFKFTIKAKNVSIEMPEEAFYLEGIQVAKRGIALDIQKFFPEITAVKFTETFKAELKAKA is encoded by the coding sequence ATGGCTTTGCAAAAAGGCGACTTTATACTGTTAGACTATGTGGCAAAGGTGAAGGAAACAGGTGAAGTTTTCGACACAACGATTGAAGAGGTGGCCAAAAAAGAGCGCCTATACAAGGAGGGCGAAATCTACGAGCCAAAACTTGTCGTTATAGGCGAAGGCTGGGTTCTTAAGGCTTTGGACGAAAGCCTAACAAACATGGAGGTTGGAAAAACTGAAACAGTGGAAATACCGCCCGAAAAAGCCTTTGGAGCAAGAGACCCTGAAAAAGTTAGACGTGTTCCCCTTAGACACTTGACGGCTAAGGGTATAACCCCAACCCTTGGGATGCGCCTCGAATACGATGGCAAAATGGCAACCGTTAGGGCTATTGGCGCCGGGCGTGTCCTTTTAGATTTTAATCCTCCATTGGCCGGAAAAACGCTTGTTTACGAGGTTACGGTTAAAAGGAAGCTTGAAACACCGGAAGAGAAGATAGCCGCCCTAATCCACCGCAGAATACCAACGGTTGATGCTGAAAAGTTCAAGTTCACCATTAAAGCGAAAAATGTTAGCATTGAAATGCCCGAAGAAGCCTTCTACTTGGAAGGGATTCAAGTTGCAAAACGTGGCATAGCCCTAGACATACAGAA